A region of the Myxococcus stipitatus DSM 14675 genome:
AACGCGGTGAACGAGCCGTAGCGCTTCGTGAGCCCCTGAAGCTCCAGGGCGGGGGTGGGGGTCGACATGGCGCCGCCTCCTGTAACACCTTCGTCCGCGCGGCGCTTGTCTCGTGCGGGGACTTTTTCCGGAGGCGACGCCAGGTCCCACGCGGCGTGTCGCGGCGTGTTACGGCACGCAGGGGAACGAGTAGACCGCGTCCGCGGTGACGCCGTCGGCGTCGGTGACCTCGAAGCGCACCTGGGCCGTCTGGTACGCGACGCACCGGCCGTTGACCTTCGTGGAGTTCGGGCCGGTGAAGGTCATGACGCCGATGGTGGTGTTGGCCACGTTCCACCAGGCGAAGAAGTTGTAGGGCAGCGTGCCTCCGGTGACCTGGCCCTCACAGGTGAAGTTGGGCCGGCCGAAGCCCGACATGTAACAGGTGGAGATCGTCACCGTGGGGGGCGTCAGGGCCTGCTTGCCCTGCTCGGGAGCGGGAGGGGCCTCGCCTTCGGGAGGTGGCCCCCCGCACGCGAGAGGGGACAGGGACACCAACAACACCACCGGACGCAAGAGTCGGGCGAACGCCGTCATGACGACCTCCTGGCTGCTGGGGAATCCCTGACGGTAGGAGGCGACAGGTGGCGGATGCAAACCCGTCAAGCGCCTTGAGTGCGCTGTTCCACCCTGCTATCCGCGAGCCCCCCAACCGCTCGGAGCAGGAAGCCCCAGATGGCCCAGAATTTCATCTTCACGATGCAGGACCTGCGCAAGGTCAAGAATGGCAAGGAGATCCTCAAGGGCATCTACCTGTCGTTCTTCCCGGGCGCGAAGATTGGCGTCATCGGCCCCAACGGCTCCGGCAAGTCCACGCTCCTGCGCATCATGGCGGGCGTGGACACGGAGTTCTTCGGCATCGCGAAGCCGGACCCGGGCGCGAAGGTCGGCTATCTGCCGCAGGAGCCGCAGCTCGACACGTCGCTGGACGTGAAGGGGAACGTGGAGCTGGGCCTGAAGGAGATTCGCGGGGCGCTGGACCGCTTCAACGAGGTGAGCGCGAAGTTCGCCGAGCCCATGAGCGACGCGGAGATGGAGAAGCTCCTGGCCGAGCAGGGCCGGCTCCAGGACGCCATCGACGCGGTGAACGGCTGGGAGCTGGACCGCACCATCGAGATGGCCATGGACGCGCTGCGCCTGCCTCCCGGCGACGCGGACGTGACGAAGCTGTCCGGCGGTGAGAAGCGCCGCGTGGCGCTGTGCCGCATCCTGCTGGAGAAGCCCGACCTGCTGCTCCTGGACGAGCCCACCAACCACCTGGACGCGGAGAGCGTCGCGTGGCTGGAGCAGGCCCTCAAGGAGTACAAGGGCACCATCGTCTGCATCACCCACGACCGGTACTTCCTGGACAACGCGGCCGAGTGGATTCTCGAGCTGGACCGCGGCGAGGGTGTGCCCTGGAAGGGCAACTACTCCAGCTGGCTGGAGCAGAAGCAGAAGCGGCTGGAATTGGAGGAGAAGGCGGAGGGCCACCGCCAGAAGACGCTCAAGCGCGAGCTGGAGTGGGTGCGCCAGTCGCCCAAGGCCCGTCAGGCCAAGAGCAAGGCGCGCATCGCCGCGTACGAGGACCTTCTCAACCAGACGCAGGACAAGCGCGAGGCGACGGGCGAGGTCATCATCCCGCCCGGCCCCCGCCTGGGCGGCCTGGTCGTGGAGGCCAAGGGCCTGCGCAAGGCCTATGGAGACCGGCTGCTCCTGGAGGACTTGAGCTTCAAGCTGCCCCCGGGCGGCATCGTCGGCGTGATTGGCCCCAACGGCGCCGGCAAGACGACGCTGTTCCGCATGTTGACGGGCGTGGAGAAGCCGGACGCGGGCGAATTGCGCGTGGGCGACACCGTGGTGATGGCCTACGTGGACCAGAGCCGCGACGCGCTCAACGGCGACAACAGCGTCTTCCAGGAGGTCAGCGGCGGGCTGGACCACCTGGACCTGGGCCGCGCCGGCACGGTGCCCAGCCGCGCGTACCTGGCGGGCTTCGCCTTCAAGGGCCAGGACCAGCAGAAGCGCGTGAAGGACCTCTCCGGCGGTGAGCGCAACCGCGTCCACCTGGCGAAGATGCTCAAGAGCGGCGGCA
Encoded here:
- the ettA gene encoding energy-dependent translational throttle protein EttA; translation: MAQNFIFTMQDLRKVKNGKEILKGIYLSFFPGAKIGVIGPNGSGKSTLLRIMAGVDTEFFGIAKPDPGAKVGYLPQEPQLDTSLDVKGNVELGLKEIRGALDRFNEVSAKFAEPMSDAEMEKLLAEQGRLQDAIDAVNGWELDRTIEMAMDALRLPPGDADVTKLSGGEKRRVALCRILLEKPDLLLLDEPTNHLDAESVAWLEQALKEYKGTIVCITHDRYFLDNAAEWILELDRGEGVPWKGNYSSWLEQKQKRLELEEKAEGHRQKTLKRELEWVRQSPKARQAKSKARIAAYEDLLNQTQDKREATGEVIIPPGPRLGGLVVEAKGLRKAYGDRLLLEDLSFKLPPGGIVGVIGPNGAGKTTLFRMLTGVEKPDAGELRVGDTVVMAYVDQSRDALNGDNSVFQEVSGGLDHLDLGRAGTVPSRAYLAGFAFKGQDQQKRVKDLSGGERNRVHLAKMLKSGGNLLLLDEPTNDLDVETLRSLEDSLLSFAGCAVVISHDRWFLDRIATHILAFEGDSKAFFFEGNFQDYEADKKKRLGPDALEPHRIRYRPITKN